GATTTCACCATTCTCAACAAACCGTTAGCAGACCTGTATGGGCTGAATGAACCGTTCGAAGATGCAGGATTTCATCTGGTGAAACTGGCCGACCGACGTCGAGGCGGCCTGCTGGGACAAGCCAGTGTTTTGACCGTCACGGCCAATGGGATTGATACTTCGCCGGTTGTTCGCGGAGTCTGGCTTCTGAACAACATCCTCGGCACACCACCCTCACCGCCGCCACCGGATGTCCCTCCACTGGATCCGGATGTTCGTGGGGCAGAATCGATTCGGGATCAACTTGCAAAACACCGTGATGTCTCCGCCTGCTACGACTGCCATCGAAGAATTGACCCGCCGGGTTTTGCGCTGGAAAACTTCGACCCAATCGGGCGCTGGCGAGAGCGTTACAAGCGGGGACCGGTCATTGATGCATCCGGTGAGCTCCCCACTGGTCAGGACTTCAGAGACGTGCGAGGCTTGAAGAAATTGCTGCTGGAACAGGATGAACTCTTTATCCGAAATCTAACATCACAACTGCTGGCGTATGCGGTTGGCCGTGATATGGAAATTGAGGATCGTCCGGCTATCGATACCATCGTGGAAGCTGCTGTCGGTCAGGCTGCAGCCGACGGGCAGCCCGCCGGGTTTCGAGACCTGCTGCAACATGTCGTGACATCAGAGATTTTCCTGAGTGAGTAGATCACCATTGGATTCTGAATTCCAGAGCGTGGCCCTCGGAACCGGTTTCAGCTCAATCACGTTCATCCACTGCTGTCAGCCGGCTTTGTGAATGCCGTTCGAAAGACGACGGAAGATTCCATCAAAAGTCATCGTCTTCCTGGTTTCCAAACTGGTACTTGAAGTCCACGCACTTTTTGGCGCCGAGCCATTCCGAAATTGCAACGGCACCATCGACGGGCGAGGAAAGTGTCACGTAATCCAGACGGATCAAAACACCGGCACGAGTTGCATATCCGCCGTCACAGCTGAGCGAAAATTCCCGGGCAAATTCTGTTTCCGGAGTCACCGGCAACGCCCCCATTCGTTCTTCCAGTTTTTGATTCCACGCTCTGATCTCAGTCATTAGCTTCTCCGGACCAGAGGGTTCAGAAGCCTCGGGCAGGGATTCCTGCGGCTCTTCGATTTCCAAAAAACGGTTCTTCTGCGGCTGCTGTTGATAAAGTTCGATGGTTCCCTGATCGACGCCTGGTTGTTGGAGAACCAATTCCATTCGTCGCTCTTCCATCCGTTTGCGCAGGTTCTCCTGAACCTTTCGGATCTCTTCAATTCGTCCGCTGTCAGCTAGCTGAGTGGCCGTACGGATTTCTGAATACGTTCTCATGAGCTCTTCCTGCAGACTCGCCAGATCCGCATCATCTTCTCCAACTCCTGATTGAGAATTAATCGCGTTGATGGTGCGTCGGGCGGCCTCCTGATGAGGCTGTATGGAGAATTCAGGTGACCATGGCGGAATCAGACGCCTGGTTCGAGCGACCCCCGTCATAAAGTACATTCCAAGAACCTCCTGAATCCGTTCGGCTTCTGCCTCGGATGGCGCAATGCAGGTCAGTGTGAATGATTTCGGGAATTCCGGATCGATAACAATGACGCTGCCCCCAGCAGTCTCAAGCGAGGAAATCCACTGCTGCCGATCGTCTGATGCGCTGGCCGGAGATGCGAACAGGATCGATTGACCGAATAATCGAATCACGGCGTTAGGTGGAATACTCGCGGAGAGAGTACTGTAAACATTGCCAGCTGTCTCTGAGTCTGCAAAAGTTGCGACCAGAGTTGATTGCGGTGACAGGTAGATTTCGTCTGCTTCGGGGCCACGATGTTCCAGACTGGTGCCGCAATCGTAAGACTGTTCGGGTTGCAGAGTCGCCAATGACATCATATTGAAAAGGTCGCCATGTTTTGCGGCAACGAGGATGAGCATTGAAAGAACAGCGGCACACAGGCTCATTCCGTGAAGGCCGCCGAGCAATATCGTCGGGCCTGCGTTTGGAGGAGGCGAATTGACGGCCTCAAAAATGTTCAGTGTCAATTGCGCCTTTGTGCGGATGTTCAAAGGTTGATTTGCGAACTCGCGGTCAATTTCAATCAGTATGCAATCGGCAGTCTCGGGACGAACAGTATCCCCGTCGCCAGCGGCGTTCCGGAGATCAGCCGGCATGAACTCTCTCAGACGATGAATTACGCGTCCCGTTCGCATCACCATCGGAATGCCAGCGCCGATGAAAATACCAAGGAACAACAACCATTTGTCTCCGGTGGCTGCAGAAATCCCCAGCAATGCGATCGCTGCGATCACCCGAAACGCAACGTCTGCCAGCCAATGCCGAGAGAAAATCAGGACGTGCGCGACCCAACCCCCATCCAGCGGGAGAACGGGAATCAGGTTTAGTCCATTGAGAATGAGCATCAGCATCGCAATCTCACCCATGAGTTCATTTTCGAACCACAAACCGGCGACGCCAATTCCGATTCCAGCTGCGATTCCAGGAACCGGTCCGGCTAAAGATACCAGCACCTTCTTCCAGCTGGGTATGTTGTAGTGAACTCCGGTTACAGCTGCCCCGAACAGCGGAATAAAGAACATCCTCAGATTACGGTAGCCGAAATACCTCATCGTCAGGTAATGACCGAGTTCATGTAAGAACATGATCGGCAACAGCATCACCGCAAAACGCCACGACCAGTTTGCTGCTCCAATCCCCAGAAACAGACCGATGGATACAGCTAACAGAACGATGCCACTTAACCAGCCGGACTTTTTATCCTGGATCCTGCGAATCTCCCGGACGACATCTGCGTGCGCACCCGAAATAGGCATTGGCGGGGGCGTTTCACCACGTTCCAATGCCGCTTCACGCTGGTTGAGAGCCTCGATTCTAATGACGCGATCAATAGCAGGTTGCTTTGCACGAAGCTGGTCTTCTGATTTGAGCGGCCGAAAAAATCCCCTGCGGCAGTGATAATCGAAGAGGCCAGCATGATGTTCTGCGATCAATTCCCGCAAATCGTCGGTTGAGGATATCGTTTGGATATTGGCCTCATGGGGAGCCAGCATCGTCTGGTGATGGTTCCAGAGCTCATTGGGTGACGATTTCGGATAACGATGCAGCTCGAAAGTTGAAGGCCAGGAAGCATCAGGCGGCATGGATGTCGTAACCAGATACCGACCATCATCAAGAGCGGAGATGAAGGAGCATCCGATATGATAAGAGACCGGACGGTTGGCTCTCCATTCACGCACGGCCACACGCCCCATCGAAGTACCGCTTTCGTGACGCATACTGATCCACCAGATTGTGGAGTTGCAATGGCCATCCTCAATCATATGGGTGACGGATGAATCAAACCCACAGTCCTCCATTTCATCTGCCATCTGATCGAAGAGGATCGTTTGTTTTTCCGGCATATCAAACAGATCACCTTCGAACGGAGCCAAATCACTGACCGGAGGATCATCTGTCGAGGCAGGCAACGGGAGCCGGAGGATCTTCAGCAGCAGGAACATGATCAACAGCTTGACGGGATTTTTTGTCTCCAGCAGAAAGTCTTTCAGAGAAGCCCGTCGGCCATCGACCTTCCAGAACAGGTCTCCTTTGTAGTCGCCAACAGGACAGGCTGGCCGAACAGAGCAGTCGGCAGGTGAAGCAACGAAGCCAGCCGCTTCCCCCTGCGCACTCGGAATCGGCAGGGCGTGTGGAGACGACGGAAGCGACGGTGCTGTCTCGAACTTCACAGCAAATACACGCCCACACTCAGGGCAGCGTAGTCGCTGACCCGATTGCGCTGCATCTGGCAGACGCATTGAAAGTTGGCATTCCGGGCACTTCACTCGCCTTGCCATATCGCGACCACCGTTAAGCGTATTGGACGAATCAATCCGGCAGTGTAGGCATCATTGCAGTTAGAGAAAACGAATTCTCCCTGACTCGACGAAGCAATTTGAGATTGAGAGCCGTCGTTACTGATAGATCACGACCAGAAACACCAAAGCTTCCGACCGACCTGGATTCGAAATTTCATGGGAAACATCAGCTCGATAACTGGCAGAATCGCCTTTGTTCAATTCACATTTTTCGACATCAGAGGTGACCGCGACACGCCCTTTCTGAACGGTCAGAAATTCGCGAGTCCCCTCAAAGTGAGCGGCAGATTTCAGTGCCCCCCCAACATTCAGCAGCACTTCGTAAAATTCAACATCCTTCTCCAGATGCAGTGGCGACAATGTACGGATGGAACAGTTTTCGTCAGCGCGAAAAATGTGCGAACGATCCTCCGAGCGAATCACCTCAATGTTGGTTGGTGGTGCGACCTGCTCGATCAATTCACCGACGCTCATCCCCAGTGCATGGGCAATCTTGACAGTCACGGCAAGCGTTGGATTCGCCTGCTCCCTTTCAATTTGACTGAGCATCGACTTGCTGACACCGGACAGCTGAGCCATGACGTCAAGGGACCAACCCCTCTGGCGGCGAAGGTCGCGAATTCTCTGGCAGACATGACGGCTGACATCTTCTGCCGATTCCCGTGAAGTCGGCTTAGCGGCGCTTGTGGCTGAAAGAGCATTCCCGGACCGGGACTTACCTCCAGATTTTTTCATGGGATTTCCATTATCCTGCACAAGTCGTCTTGTAAGATGAACTTTCGTGTTCTAGTATTCCGAACACAGAATCCGGTATATTAAACAATGCCTGAAATCCAGCAAGTTGGGGTATCAAATGAAAGCTCTCGTCAAGCGACATCGCGAAAAGGGTTTATGGCTCGAGGATGTTCCGGAACCGACTGTTGGCCTGAATGACGTGCTGATAAAGGTCGATCGGACGGGTATCTGTGGCACCGATGTTCATATCTACGACTGGGATTCCTGGGCACAGAAAACAATTCCTGTTCCAATGGTCGTTGGGCACGAGTTTGTGGGAGAAGTGGTCGAAGTCGGTGCGAACGTGACTGACTTTCATCCGGGGGAGGTCGTCAGCGGTGAAGGGCACGTTGTTTGTGGCCGATGCCGCAATTGCCTTGCTGGGCGACGTCACCTTTGTGCGCATACGCAGGGCATCGGAGTGAATCGCCCGGGTGCATTTGCCGAATACATTTCGTTGCCAATGACCAATGTCTGGCATCATGCCGATGGCATTGACCGTGACATAGCCTCAATATTTGATCCGTTCGGAAATGCCGTGCATACAGCCCTGGCGTTTCCTGTTCTGGGAGAGGACGTCCTGATCACTGGAGCGGGGCCTATTGGATTGATGGCCACAGCCGTCGCGAGACACGCAGGGGCACGCTTTGTCGTGGTGACCGACGTCAATCCCTGGCGTCTTGAACTCGCAAAAACGATGGGGGCTACGAAAGCTGTCAATGTCCGGGAAGAATCACTGGAGGCCGTCCAGAAGGATCTTGGCATGGCGGAAGGCTTTGATGTTGGTCTCGAGATGTCGGGAAATCCGTCGGCATTCAGAGACATGCTCAGGAACATGGCCCACGGAGGGAAGATTGCCATGCTCGGAATTCCTTCAGAAGACATCTCCATCGACTGGAATCTGGTTGTCTTCAATATGCTGACCATTCACGGGATTTACGGTCGGGAAATGTATGAAACCTGGTACAAAATGACAGTCATGCTGCAAAGTGGCCTGGATATCAGCCCCGTGATTACCCACCGACTTCATTACACGGAATATGAAGAGGGGTTTGCGGCGATGAAGTCAGGTCAGTCGGGAAAAGTGGTTCTGAAGTGGTAGTGCATTCGGTCAGTGGCGACCTCTGTTGAATCTCTCCGGTAGTGGCATCGACGGGTCCGGCAGCACCGGTATTTTGGCGACACATTCTCAATTCACATTGTTATTGAACCCAACAAATACAGC
This region of Planctomycetaceae bacterium genomic DNA includes:
- a CDS encoding XRE family transcriptional regulator codes for the protein MKKSGGKSRSGNALSATSAAKPTSRESAEDVSRHVCQRIRDLRRQRGWSLDVMAQLSGVSKSMLSQIEREQANPTLAVTVKIAHALGMSVGELIEQVAPPTNIEVIRSEDRSHIFRADENCSIRTLSPLHLEKDVEFYEVLLNVGGALKSAAHFEGTREFLTVQKGRVAVTSDVEKCELNKGDSASYRADVSHEISNPGRSEALVFLVVIYQ
- the tdh gene encoding L-threonine 3-dehydrogenase, which encodes MKALVKRHREKGLWLEDVPEPTVGLNDVLIKVDRTGICGTDVHIYDWDSWAQKTIPVPMVVGHEFVGEVVEVGANVTDFHPGEVVSGEGHVVCGRCRNCLAGRRHLCAHTQGIGVNRPGAFAEYISLPMTNVWHHADGIDRDIASIFDPFGNAVHTALAFPVLGEDVLITGAGPIGLMATAVARHAGARFVVVTDVNPWRLELAKTMGATKAVNVREESLEAVQKDLGMAEGFDVGLEMSGNPSAFRDMLRNMAHGGKIAMLGIPSEDISIDWNLVVFNMLTIHGIYGREMYETWYKMTVMLQSGLDISPVITHRLHYTEYEEGFAAMKSGQSGKVVLKW